A genomic segment from Ptychodera flava strain L36383 chromosome 19, AS_Pfla_20210202, whole genome shotgun sequence encodes:
- the LOC139118375 gene encoding trichohyalin-like, with amino-acid sequence MAGFAYYVSCVVFVAILWAYWRPKPGKKKTKPVHTDGEATGKEVVKKDAKEVCDILTTVEDTCKEKEIEVGVDLKDKKTDSQPEAAEQSETRKDTPAAELEKEVCEVEDDVALLELKTTETKDLTETVDSEGVVKTESGISEAKKAAEEKEVSVIDDLPEKCIDTEETEQKQETFEHRLPVERTDMTCKPNGDTSPDSGVGEGIASSPTGMSDSETLDQSQDKSKLLIIEDSEESTPKETKADTVSKISDVDEEDELVIDEIDLKLDQDKLLAVETGEAEEDGTQTDKDSQLDKILKSAELPVSTDAEKIEHASKPDEMLTAEVSEDVEKVEELEKADFEITCEVDKGKGTVGEFLPKDVVASEKFSQLPVDTAPDFSKEEDVEQILKVQEEIDEPQEMEEMSVTDEKIVATQEVVDEPFKEKEVVGQLVIEEELASIPVKEGEILERPVVEEIIEQPVTEELVEEPIKAEEVVKEEIMEQTAELEQVIEHSVTEKIDTDPVKEEDIIEESVQEEEVVEEPVEEEKVVEEHVKEEVHEQAVKEEEVVEQTAEEEKAIEQPVTEEIVDKPVKDEEVIEEPVKEEEVVEQAIQEEEVLEQAVKEEEVVEEKEEEVVEETAEDEKVIEQSVTEEIVEEPVKEEEVLVKAIQEEEVLEQAVKEEEVVEEKEEEVVEETAEEEKVVEQSVTEEIVEEPVKEEEVVEQAVKEEEVVEETGEEEKVIEKSVTEEIVDDSVKEEDVIEEPVKEEDVVEQAIQEEEALEQAIQEEDVVEEAAEEEKVIEISEEQVKEKEMVEEPVKEEEVVEQAIQEEEVLEQAVKEEEVVEETGEEEKVIEKSVTEEIVDDSVKEEDVIEEPVKEEDVVEQAIQEEAALVDVVEEAAEEEKVIEISEEQVKEKEMVEEPVKEEEVVEQEIEEEVLEQSVKEEEVAEETAEEEKVIEISEEPVKEEEVVEEPFEEEEVVEKATTDEGTVENTFEDEQVVEQSVTDEILDKPVKEKEISEEPVKEEDLVEQTIQEEEVLEQAVKEEDVVEETAEEEKVFEISEEQEKEKEMIEEPVKEEEVVEQAIQEEEVLEQAVKEGEVVEETAKEEKVIEQSVTEEIVDEPVKEEEVVEEPVKEEEVVEQAIQEEEVLEQAVNEEEVVEETAEEEKVIEISEEPVKEEEVVVEPFEEDEVVEKAATEESTVEKTFEDEQVVEQSVTDEILDEQVKEKEISERPVKEEEVVEEPVKVEEVLEKAAEEEGTLEQAFEDEQDVEQLVTEEIVDGSVKEEEVIKKPVKEEKVVEQAIQQEEVLEQAVKEEEVVEETVEEEKVIAQSITEEIVDEPMTEKEISEEPVREEEVVEEPVEEEKVVEEPVQEEEVREEEAKEGGTVEQTFEDEKLVEQSVTEEMVDGSVKEEEVMEEPVIEEEVVEETAEEEKVIKQSVTEELVDEPLKEKEKIEEPVEEEEVVEEPVEEEEVREEVAKEEGTVEQTIEDEQVIEHSVTEEIVEDSIKEEEVIEEPVKEEEVVEQAIQEEEVTEQAVREDDTVEQTGKDEQVVEHSVTEETVEDSVKEEEVIEEPVKEEEVVEQAMEDGELLEPDVKEEEVVERAIQEEEVLEQAVKEEEVVEETAEKERVIEISEEPMKEEEVVEDKVKEEEVVEEPVKEEKVVEKATTGGSTGEKTFEDEQVVKQSVMDKILDKPDKEKEISEEPVIEEEFGELPIKEEELLEQGVEEEKAIEQSVADQPLEEGESSEQTVTEGEAAEQQGKEAVGEDKLGEQSVNETDMEELLVTEEVVEEPSKEEDTVKQSVQVKDEEVDEEPVREKMADLQPVEQESVGENQSEIVEKPLEEEVVVEQQLVEKEIVDEQPAQLKEEEVIELPAKEETVDEEAFKDKAVNEKPEKVEEIGEQQVTDIAGEQLIKDGKDDESLDKGPPEDEKSHQPTLSQQSSEEIGKDWEMVDTPDSDKDGKSTQDDQTDPTDTDLSAEDTINGNIGIMKQSDGDGTIVENGEDCSQDVHISDTQRDIHSPGLSAESTIKEHLSDDSLEKECDEDSLEAKDDDVAVIDKDIDQDSLEAVEN; translated from the coding sequence ATGGCGGGATTTGCGTACTATGTATCCTGCGTTGTGTTTGTGGCTATTCTTTGGGCATATTGGCGCCCAAAACCTGGCAAAAAGAAAACTAAACCAGTCCACACAGATGGCGAAGCAACTGGGAAAGAGGTTGTCAAGAAAGATGCCAAAGAAGTATGTGACATACTGACTACAGTAGAGGATACTTGCAAGGAGAAAGAAATTGAGGTCGGTGTTGATTTGAAAGATAAAAAAACAGATAGTCAACCAGAGGCAGCTGAACAGTCTGAAACGAGAAAGGATACTCCTGCAGCAGAATTGGAGAAAGAAGTCTGTGAGGTTGAAGATGATGTGGCTTTGCTTGAATTGAAAACAACAGAAACTAAAGATTTAACTGAAACAGTTGACAGTGAAGGAGTCGTCAAAACTGAAAGTGGTATTTCAGAAGCCAAGAAAGCTGCTGAAGAGAAGGAAGTAAGTGTTATTGATGATTTGCCTGAAAAATGTATAGACACTGAAgaaactgaacaaaaacaagaaacatTTGAACACAGATTGCCAGTTGAAAGAACTGATATGACATGTAAGCCTAATGGAGACACATCTCCTGATTCTGGAGTAGGGGAAGGCATTGCGTCATCTCCTACAGGCATGTCTGACTCAGAAACTCTGGATCAATCACAGGATaaatcaaagttgttgatcATTGAGGACTCTGAGGAGTCCACTCCAAAGGAGACCAAAGCAGacacagtttcaaagataaGTGATGTTGACGAAGAAGATGAACTTGTCATTGAtgagatagatttgaaattgGACCAAGAtaaacttttagcagtagaaaCAGGTGAGGCAGAGGAAGATGGTACACAAACAGATAAAGACTCCCAACtggacaaaattttaaaatcagctGAGCTTCCAGTCAGCACAGATgcagaaaaaattgaacatgCTTCAAAACCTGATGAAATGCTGACAGCTGAAGTGTCTGAAGATGTTGAAAAAGTTGAAGAATTAGAGAAAGCAGACTTTGAGATAACATGTGAAGTGGACAAAGGGAAAGGCACAGTTGGTGAATTTTTGCCAAAAGATGTAGTAGCCAGTGAAAAATTTAGTCAGTTGCCAGTGGATACAGCACCAGACTTTTCAAAGGAGGAGGATGTGGAACAGATTTTGAAAGTCCAGGAGGAGATAGATGAACCGCAAGAAATGGAGGAAATGTCAGTAACAGATGAGAAAATAGTAGCAACACAGGAAGTGGTTGATGAGCCATTTAAAGAGAAAGAAGTGGTGGGACAACTAGTCATAGAAGAGGAACTAGCCAGTATTCCAGTTAAAGAAGGGGAAATACTTGAAAGACCAGTCGTAGAAGAGATAATTGAACAGCCAGTTACGGAAGAATTAGTTGAAGAACCAATTAAAGCAGAGGAGGTAGTCAAAGAGGAAATCATGGAACAGACAGCTGAATTGGAGCAAGTCATTGAACATTCAGTCACAGAGAAAATAGATACTGATCCAGTCAAAGAGGAAGATATCATTGAAGAGTCAGTGCAAGAAGAGGAAGTGGTTGAAGAGCCAGTGGAAGAGGAGAAAGTGGTTGAAGAGCATGTCAAAGAGGAGGTTCATGAACAAGCAGTCAAAGAGGAGGAAGTGGTTGAACAGACAGCAGAAGAGGAGAAAGCCATTGAACAACCTGTCACAGAGGAAATAGTTGACAAACCAGTCAAAGATGAGGAAGTAATTGAAGAGCCAGTCAAAGAGGAGGAAGTGGTTGAACAAGCCATCCAAGAAGAGGAAGTTCTTGAACAAGCAGTCAAAGAGGAGGAAGTGGTTGAAGAGAAAGAGGAGGAAGTGGTTGAAGAGACAGCAGAAGACGAGAAAGTCATTGAACAATCTGTCACAGAAGAAATAGTTGAGGAACCAGTCAAAGAGGAAGAAGTGCTTGTAAAAGCCATCCAAGAAGAGGAAGTTCTTGAACAAGCAGTCAAAGAGGAGGAAGTGGTTGAAGAGAAAGAGGAGGAAGTGGTTGAAGAGACAGCAGAAGAGGAGAAAGTCGTTGAACAATCTGTCACAGAGGAAATAGTTGAGGAACCAGTTAAAGAGGAGGAAGTGGTTGAACAAGCAGTCAAAGAGGAGGAAGTGGTTGAAGAGACAGGAGAAGAGGAgaaagtcattgaaaaatcTGTCACAGAGGAAATAGTTGATGACTCAGTCAAAGAAGAGGACGTAATTGAAGAGCCTGTCAAGGAGGAGGATGTGGTTGAACAAGCAATCCAAGAGGAGGAGGCTCTTGAACAAGCAATCCAAGAGGAGGATGTGGTTGAAGAGGCAGCAGAAGAGGAGAAAGTCATTGAAATAAGTGAAGAGCAAGTAAAAGAGAAGGAAATGGTTGAAGAGCCAGTCAAAGAGGAGGAAGTGGTTGAACAAGCCATCCAAGAAGAGGAAGTTCTTGAACAAGCAGTCAAAGAGGAGGAAGTGGTTGAAGAGACAGGAGAAGAGGAgaaagtcattgaaaaatcTGTCACAGAGGAAATAGTTGATGACTCAGTCAAAGAAGAGGACGTAATTGAAGAGCCTGTCAAGGAGGAGGATGTGGTTGAACAAGCAATCCAAGAGGAGGCGGCTCTTGTGGATGTGGTTGAAGAGGCAGCAGAAGAGGAGAAAGTCATTGAAATAAGTGAAGAGCAAGTAAAAGAGAAGGAAATGGTTGAAGAGCCAGTCAAAGAGGAGGAAGTGGTTGAACAAGAAATCGAAGAGGAGGTTCTTGAACAATCAGTCAAAGAGGAGGAAGTGGCTGAAGAGACAGCAGAAGAGGAGAAAGTCATTGAAATAAGTGAAGAGCCAGTTAAAGAGGAGGAAGTGGTTGAAGAGCCATTTGAAGAAGAGGAAGTTGTTGAAAAGGCAACTACAGATGAGGGTACAGTTGAAAACACATTTGAAGATGAACAAGTTGTTGAACAATCAGTCACAGATGAAATACTTGACAAACCAGTGAAAGAAAAGGAAATAAGTGAAGAGCCAGTCAAGGAGGAGGATTTGGTTGAACAAACAATCCAAGAGGAGGAGGTTCTTGAACAAGCAGTCAAAGAGGAGGATGTGGTTGAGGAGACAGCAGAAGAGGAGAAAGTCTTTGAAATAAGTGAAGagcaagaaaaagaaaaggaaatgaTTGAAGAGCCAGTCAAAGAGGAGGAAGTGGTTGAACAAGCCATCCAAGAGGAGGAAGTTCTTGAACAAGCAGTCAAAGAGGGGGAAGTGGTTGAAGAGACAGCAAAAGAGGAGAAAGTCATTGAACAATCTGTCACAGAGGAAATAGTTGACGAACCAGTCAAAGAGGAGGAAGTAGTTGAAGAGCCAGTCAAAGAGGAGGAAGTGGTTGAACAAGCCATCCAAGAAGAGGAAGTTCTTGAACAAGCAGTCAACGAGGAGGAAGTGGTTGAAGAGACAGCagaagaggaaaaagtcatTGAAATAAGTGAAGAGCCAGTTAAAGAGGAGGAAGTGGTTGTAGAACCATTCGAAGAGGATGAAGTTGTTGAAAAGGCAGCTACAGAGGAGAGTACAGTTGAAAAGACATTTGAAGATGAACAAGTTGTTGAACAATCAGTCACAGATGAAATACTTGACGAACAAGTGAAAGAAAAGGAAATAAGTGAAAGGCCAGTAAAAGAGGAGGAAGTGGTTGAAGAGCCAGTCAAAGTTGAGGAGGTTCTTGAAAAGGCAGCTGAAGAGGAGGGCACACTTGAACAGGCATTTGAAGATGAACAAGATGTTGAACAGTTAGTCACAGAGGAAATAGTTGATGGCTCAGTCAAAGAGGAGGAAGTAATTAAAAAGCCAGTCAAAGAGGAGAAGGTGGTTGAACAAGCGATCCAACAAGAGGAAGTTCTTGAACAAGCAGTGAAAGAGGAGGAAGTGGTTGAGGAGACAGTGGAAGAGGAAAAAGTCATTGCACAATCTATCACAGAGGAAATAGTCGATGAACCAATGACAGAAAAGGAAATAAGTGAAGAGCCAGTAAGAGAGGAGGAAGTGGTTGAAGAGCCAGTTGAAGAAGAGAAAGTGGTTGAAGAGCCGGTCCAAGAGGAGGAAGTTCGTGAAGAGGAAGCTAAAGAGGGGGGTACAGTTGAACAGACATTTGAAGATGAAAAACTTGTTGAACAGTCAGTCACAGAGGAAATGGTTGACGGCTCAGTTAAAGAGGAGGAAGTAATGGAAGAGCCAGTCATAGAGGAGGAAGTGGTTGAAGAGACAGCAGAAgaggaaaaagtaataaaacaatCTGTCACAGAGGAATTAGTTGATGAACCattgaaagaaaaggaaaaaattgaaGAGCCAGTAGAAGAGGAGGAAGTGGTTGAAGAGCCGGTCGAAGAGGAGGAAGTTCGTGAAGAGGTAGCTAAAGAGGAGGGTACAGTTGAACAGACAATTGAAGATGAACAAGTTATTGAACACTCAGTCACAGAGGAAATAGTTGAAGACTCAATCAAAGAGGAAGAAGTAATTGAAGAGCCAGTCAAAGAGGAGGAAGTGGTTGAACAAGCCATCCAAGAGGAGGAAGTGACTGAACAAGCAGTCAGAGAAGATGACACAGTTGAACAGACAGGCAAAGATGAACAAGTGGTTGAACACTCAGTCACAGAGGAAACAGTTGAAGACTCAGTCAAAGAGGAAGAAGTAATTGAAGAGCCAGTCAAAGAGGAGGAAGTGGTTGAACAAGCTATGGAAGATGGGGAACTTCTTGAACCAGATGTCAAAGAGGAGGAAGTGGTTGAACGAGCAATCCAAGAGGAGGAGGTTCTTGAACAAGCAGTCAAAGAGGAGGAAGTGGTTGAAGAGACAGCAGAAAAGGAGAGAGTCATTGAAATAAGTGAAGAGCCAATGAAAGAGGAGGAAGTTGTTGAAGACAAAGTTAAAGAGGAGGAGGTGGTTGAAGAGCCAGTTAAAGAGGAGAAAGTTGTTGAAAAGGCAACTACAGGGGGGAGTACAGGTGAAAAGACATTTGAAGATGAACAAGTTGTCAAACAATCGGTCATGGATAAAATACTTGACAAACCAGACAAAGAAAAGGAAATAAGTGAAGAGCCAGTAATAGAGGAGGAATTTGGTGAACTACCCATCAAAGAGGAGGAACTTCTTGAACAAGGAGTCGAAGAGGAGAAAGCCATTGAACAATCAGTCGCAGATCAACCATTGGAAGAAGGGGAAAGCAGTGAACAGACTGTTACTGAAGGGGAAGCTGCTGAACAACAAGGAAAAGAGGCAGTGGGAGAAGATAAATTAGGGGAACAATCAGTCAATGAGACAGACATGGAAGAACTGCTTGTTACAGAGGAAGTAGTTGAAGAACCAAGCAAAGAGGAGGACACAGTCAAACAGTCTGTTCAAGTCAAAGATGAGGAAGTAGATGAAGAACCAGTCAGAGAGAAAATGGCAGATTTACAGCCTGTAGAACAGGAATCAGTTGGTGAAAACCAAAGTGAAATAGTAGAAAAGCCACTGGAAGAAGAGGTGGTAGTTGAACAACAACTCGTAGAGAAAGAAATAGTTGATGAACAACCAGCACAACTTAAAGAGGAAGAAGTGATCGAGTTGCCAGCCAAAGAAGAAACAGTAGATGAAGAGGCATTCAAAGATAAAGCAGTCAATGAGAAACCAGAGAAAGTTGAGGAAATAGGTGAACAGCAAGTCACAGACATTGCAGGTGAGCAGCTGATCAAAGATGGGAAAGATGATGAAAGTCTAGACAAAGGACCCCCTGAGGATGAGAAGTCGCATCAACCAACTCTTTCACAGCAAAGCTCAGAAGAGATTGGCAAAGACTGGGAGATGGTTGACACACCTGACAGTGACAAAGATGGGAAATCCACACAGGATGATCAAACAGACCCAACTGATACAGACTTAAGTGCGGAAGATACCATAAATGGCAACATTGGGATTATGAAGCAAAGTGATGGAGATGGGACCATTGTTGAAAATGGTGAAGACTGCTCTCAAGATGTCCACATTAGTGATACGCAAAGAGACATACATAGCCCTGGTTTATCAGCTGAGAGCACAATCAAAGAACATTTAAGTGATGATTCTTTGGAAAAAGAATGTGATGAAGATAGTTTGGAAGCCAaagatgatgacgttgctgtgATCGACAAAGACATTGATCAAGACAGCTTAGAGGCAGTGGAAAACTGA